Proteins co-encoded in one Malus domestica chromosome 09, GDT2T_hap1 genomic window:
- the LOC103444195 gene encoding protein RSI-1, with protein MAASRYTSVLILVSLLVLLTFSHVAEAYKTLPQSACTPRCKNRCSATSHKKPCMFFCEKCCAKCKCVPPGVVGNKQMCPCYNNWKTQEGRPKCP; from the exons ATGGCAGCAAGTCGATACACCTCCGTCTTGATCCTGGTTTCTCTGCTTGTTCTACTCACATTCTCTCACGTAGCTGAG GCTTACAAGACGCTTCCTCAGTCAG CGTGCACGCCGAGATGTAAGAACCGTTGCTCGGCGACATCGCACAAGAAGCCGTGCATGTTCTTCTGCGAGAAGTGCTGTGCCAAATGCAAATGTGTTCCTCCGGGCGTCGTTGGCAACAAGCAAATGTGCCCTTGCTACAACAACTGGAAGACCCAGGAAGGACGACCCAAATGCcc